A genomic segment from Neobacillus sp. YX16 encodes:
- a CDS encoding M23 family metallopeptidase, whose amino-acid sequence MMRSTPEEIRRRIAKRKRENGGSSGKGPEREISWPGDDEKYGFNNFSSYDPGKDDAIHPLFKKEVFIFKILASAVLFLVIAIMFRENTATFAPAKDFVMKTMEQDFKFATVSKWYEDQFGKPLALLPFSEEGKEEGKNVVEKDQDIPVFSGKVLENFEKNGQGIMIETTKGATVEAMKEGNVMFAGVKEDTGKTVIIQHADQTQSTYGNLDDIKVSLYEFIETETVVGTASESTGEDKTKGRYYFSIKKGDDFIDPIQVIRFE is encoded by the coding sequence ATGATGCGGTCTACTCCTGAAGAAATACGACGACGAATCGCAAAGCGAAAAAGAGAAAATGGTGGTTCATCAGGAAAAGGTCCTGAAAGAGAAATAAGTTGGCCGGGGGACGATGAAAAATATGGATTTAACAATTTTTCCTCCTATGACCCAGGTAAGGATGATGCCATACATCCTTTATTTAAAAAGGAAGTTTTCATCTTTAAGATCTTGGCTTCCGCTGTTTTATTTCTCGTGATTGCCATAATGTTTCGAGAAAACACAGCAACCTTTGCTCCTGCGAAGGATTTTGTGATGAAGACAATGGAGCAGGATTTTAAATTTGCCACAGTATCAAAATGGTACGAAGATCAATTCGGAAAACCATTAGCACTGCTGCCTTTCTCGGAGGAAGGAAAAGAAGAGGGGAAAAACGTAGTTGAGAAAGATCAAGATATACCTGTATTCTCAGGGAAAGTCCTTGAAAATTTCGAGAAAAATGGACAGGGTATTATGATTGAAACAACAAAAGGCGCTACCGTTGAAGCGATGAAAGAGGGAAATGTCATGTTTGCGGGTGTGAAGGAAGATACGGGTAAAACGGTCATTATCCAGCATGCAGACCAAACGCAGTCCACCTATGGTAATCTCGATGACATTAAGGTTAGTTTATACGAGTTTATTGAAACAGAAACTGTCGTGGGAACAGCCTCAGAATCTACGGGTGAAGACAAAACGAAGGGAAGGTATTATTTTTCTATAAAAAAAGGCGATGATTTTATCGACCCGATACAGGTGATACGCTTTGAATAG
- a CDS encoding spermidine synthase, with the protein MSTSDKHETFRGDVYDLIELQQLLMGPHKIIFEGKSPYQDVLLIETKNIRLYWNEELVWNSLDERIYHEALVHPAMLLSDKHKRVLIIGDECGMALREALKYPEVSHVSLVPLSGETLIAAQKTHEISEINEGAFSDKRVHIFQNSIHDFLRTENHKFDVIIANFLEPETKELSTMFTREFFKKLSNLLTNDGILVTNSASPKDTPLVFWSIDKTINSASLHTLNYHVIVPWFGDCGFHIAGKKHLIWNSQKKIDVHNRSLPENLKKWFTFSQQVKSVKNQAVINTVNSMRLYEILKNKEQDSDDIKELRHLLSNSHRLLYDGGKRGDTVKVLETCDVRLYLDKQLQFSSLDEQFYHEALVHPALSMVQKRDRVLIAGGGDGFAIREVLKYPDVKHIDLVDLDPLMNHIARNIHKVSSLNKRALHDKRVSLHQKDIQVFQKEQKELFDVIIVDLPDPGDKMLSRLYTVEFFSQLSNLLSEDGILVCQSHSPEYAPFLYWSIGLSLKGTGMNIRSYHIDVPSFGDWGFHLASKKHLQMMHKKVSVPYQTLPEDLSELFVFPSKYRSVRENSHMNTLSNLKLHEIYNYELRW; encoded by the coding sequence TTGTCAACCAGTGACAAACATGAGACTTTTCGTGGTGATGTTTACGATCTAATTGAGTTACAGCAATTATTAATGGGACCTCACAAAATAATTTTTGAGGGGAAAAGTCCATACCAGGACGTGCTCTTGATAGAAACGAAAAATATACGTTTATACTGGAATGAGGAATTGGTTTGGAATAGCTTGGATGAACGGATTTATCATGAAGCTCTTGTGCATCCGGCCATGTTATTGTCAGACAAACACAAACGGGTATTAATTATCGGTGATGAATGCGGAATGGCATTGCGCGAAGCCCTCAAATATCCAGAAGTCAGCCACGTTAGTTTAGTACCCCTATCAGGCGAAACCCTTATAGCTGCCCAGAAAACTCATGAAATTTCTGAGATTAACGAAGGTGCTTTTTCCGATAAACGCGTTCATATCTTCCAGAACAGCATTCATGATTTCCTCAGGACAGAAAATCACAAGTTTGATGTCATCATCGCCAACTTTCTTGAGCCGGAAACCAAGGAACTAAGCACGATGTTTACAAGAGAATTTTTCAAAAAATTGTCCAACCTTCTAACCAATGACGGAATATTGGTTACCAATTCCGCTTCACCTAAAGATACTCCATTGGTTTTCTGGAGTATCGATAAAACCATTAATAGTGCATCCCTTCATACCCTCAACTATCATGTTATTGTCCCGTGGTTTGGAGATTGTGGATTTCATATTGCCGGAAAAAAACACTTAATATGGAATAGCCAGAAAAAGATAGATGTCCATAACCGATCACTCCCTGAAAATCTAAAAAAATGGTTTACTTTTTCGCAGCAGGTGAAGTCGGTTAAGAATCAAGCCGTTATCAACACAGTAAATTCGATGCGCCTATATGAAATCCTAAAAAATAAAGAGCAAGACTCGGATGACATAAAAGAACTTCGACATCTGCTCTCCAATTCTCACCGTTTACTTTATGATGGAGGAAAACGAGGGGATACTGTAAAAGTTTTGGAGACATGCGATGTGCGGCTATATTTAGATAAGCAGCTTCAATTTAGTTCGTTAGATGAACAATTCTACCATGAGGCTCTTGTTCATCCAGCCCTTTCCATGGTTCAAAAAAGAGACCGAGTCCTAATTGCAGGTGGTGGGGATGGGTTTGCCATTCGTGAGGTTCTTAAATACCCTGATGTGAAGCATATAGACTTAGTCGACCTCGACCCATTGATGAATCATATAGCACGAAATATACACAAGGTATCTTCCTTAAACAAACGCGCTCTCCATGATAAGCGAGTATCCTTGCACCAAAAGGATATCCAGGTATTTCAAAAAGAACAAAAGGAACTCTTTGATGTTATCATTGTGGACTTGCCAGATCCAGGCGATAAAATGTTGAGCCGATTGTATACGGTAGAATTCTTTAGCCAATTATCCAATCTTCTAAGTGAAGACGGCATTCTAGTCTGTCAATCTCATTCACCAGAGTATGCACCCTTCTTATACTGGAGCATCGGATTATCACTTAAAGGGACTGGGATGAATATCAGGAGTTACCATATCGATGTTCCTTCATTCGGGGATTGGGGATTTCACCTGGCATCAAAGAAACACCTGCAAATGATGCACAAAAAGGTTTCCGTCCCATATCAAACACTTCCTGAAGACCTATCAGAGTTATTTGTCTTTCCATCTAAGTACCGATCAGTCCGGGAAAATTCACACATGAATACCTTGTCTAATCTTAAATTACATGAAATTTATAATTATGAACTCCGATGGTGA
- the speD gene encoding adenosylmethionine decarboxylase produces MTKEGKHIIIDAFECNSTHLNDINFLEEMCKKAALDADMEILYSYFHQFHPQGVTGVLVLSTSHLSIHTWPEERYVSLDFYTCGTLELTPQIEFLIKELSSKQAMVYSISRGVSYPQSINCEELGS; encoded by the coding sequence TTGACGAAAGAAGGAAAACATATTATCATCGATGCTTTTGAGTGCAATTCTACCCATTTAAATGACATCAATTTTTTAGAAGAAATGTGTAAAAAAGCCGCTCTTGATGCAGATATGGAGATTTTATACTCTTACTTCCACCAATTTCATCCACAAGGTGTAACAGGGGTGCTGGTTTTATCTACTTCTCATCTATCGATTCATACTTGGCCGGAAGAAAGGTACGTGTCATTAGATTTTTATACTTGCGGCACGCTAGAACTAACACCCCAAATCGAATTTCTTATTAAAGAATTGTCATCAAAGCAAGCCATGGTCTACTCCATTTCTCGAGGCGTATCATATCCTCAATCGATCAATTGTGAAGAATTAGGCAGTTGA
- the minD gene encoding septum site-determining protein MinD, which yields MGEAIVITSGKGGVGKTTTSANIGTALALQGKKVCLVDTDIGLRNLDVVMGLENRIIYDLVDVVEGRCKIHQALVKDKRFEDLLYLLPAAQTVDKSAVKPEQMHKLINELKQDYDYIIIDCPAGIEQGFQNAIAGADRAIVVTTPEVSAVRDADRIIGLLEKAKTVEAPKLVINRIRNHMMKSGDMLDVDEITTHLSIELIGIVADDEEVIKASNHGEPIALNPNSKASIAYRNIARRILGESIPLQPLEDKNKSVFGKIKQFFGVR from the coding sequence GTGGGAGAGGCAATAGTAATTACATCCGGTAAGGGCGGCGTCGGAAAAACCACGACTTCTGCTAATATAGGTACAGCATTGGCCCTTCAAGGAAAAAAAGTTTGTTTAGTAGATACAGATATTGGCCTTCGCAATTTAGATGTCGTAATGGGGCTGGAAAATCGAATTATTTACGATCTTGTGGATGTAGTAGAAGGTAGATGTAAAATCCACCAAGCTCTCGTAAAGGATAAGAGATTTGAAGATTTATTGTATTTGCTGCCAGCAGCGCAAACCGTTGATAAGTCAGCTGTTAAGCCAGAACAGATGCACAAACTAATTAATGAACTTAAGCAAGACTATGACTATATCATTATTGATTGCCCTGCAGGAATTGAGCAAGGCTTCCAAAACGCCATTGCCGGTGCAGATCGTGCGATTGTTGTTACCACACCTGAAGTATCAGCTGTCCGAGATGCTGATAGAATCATTGGACTTCTTGAAAAGGCTAAAACCGTTGAGGCACCTAAATTAGTGATTAACCGGATCAGAAATCATATGATGAAGAGCGGCGATATGCTGGATGTAGATGAAATTACCACACATTTATCCATTGAGTTAATTGGAATCGTCGCAGATGACGAAGAAGTCATAAAAGCATCTAACCACGGCGAACCGATTGCCTTGAATCCGAATAGTAAAGCGTCCATCGCTTACCGAAATATTGCTAGACGTATTCTAGGGGAATCCATTCCATTGCAGCCGTTAGAAGATAAAAACAAGAGTGTTTTTGGAAAAATTAAACAGTTCTTTGGTGTTAGATAA
- the minC gene encoding septum site-determining protein MinC, with the protein MKKRQNVTIKGTKDGIVLHLDDSCSYYELKKELDEKLSENQRTQAESQLTPVKVDVGNRYLTDAQLEEIRDLIRQKKNLVVDKIESNVVTRAEVDKLKAENEVVTVARIIRSGQVLEVPGDLLLIGDVNPGGTVIAGGNIFIMGSLKGIAHAGVFGNDQAVITASSMQPSQLRISDCLNRAPDNAKNNEKREMECAYIDDNHQIIVDRLQVLINLRPNLTRLEGGH; encoded by the coding sequence ATGAAAAAGCGACAAAATGTTACGATTAAAGGTACGAAGGATGGAATTGTCCTTCATCTTGACGATAGCTGTTCCTATTATGAGCTGAAAAAAGAGCTCGATGAAAAACTATCTGAAAATCAAAGAACTCAAGCTGAGAGTCAATTAACACCTGTTAAAGTGGATGTGGGTAACAGGTATTTGACAGACGCTCAGCTTGAAGAAATAAGAGACCTTATCCGTCAGAAAAAGAATTTAGTGGTTGATAAAATTGAATCAAATGTCGTCACACGAGCAGAAGTAGATAAGCTTAAAGCGGAAAACGAAGTCGTTACCGTTGCTCGCATCATCCGCTCTGGACAAGTTTTAGAAGTTCCAGGAGATTTACTGCTTATTGGCGATGTAAATCCAGGTGGAACCGTGATAGCAGGCGGAAATATCTTTATCATGGGTTCATTAAAAGGGATAGCCCATGCAGGTGTTTTTGGTAATGATCAAGCGGTTATTACCGCATCTAGCATGCAGCCATCACAGCTAAGGATTAGTGATTGTCTAAACCGAGCCCCTGATAACGCTAAAAATAATGAAAAACGTGAAATGGAATGTGCGTACATCGACGATAACCATCAAATCATCGTAGATAGATTGCAAGTTTTAATAAATTTAAGGCCTAATTTAACGAGATTAGAAGGGGGACATTAA
- the mreD gene encoding rod shape-determining protein MreD, which yields MKKFLLPLLFLFLFLLESLFVQYIPPEVFGHNYILAPHFLFAGILFLTIYTSRKYGIIYAAIFGLLFDIVWIEIIGIYLFLFPFIAYLISKIMHVLQTNIIVAFLVSLVGIALLELGVYEMDFLIHITTLEFMSFIEMRFYPSLILNAVFLLIAAYPFKRHFESFAESLRDE from the coding sequence GTGAAGAAATTCCTACTTCCTCTTTTGTTTCTATTCCTTTTCTTATTAGAGAGCTTATTCGTCCAATATATCCCGCCAGAGGTTTTCGGGCACAACTACATTTTAGCGCCTCACTTTCTATTCGCAGGAATATTGTTTCTAACCATTTATACAAGCAGAAAATATGGAATCATTTATGCAGCCATTTTTGGTCTGCTATTTGATATTGTCTGGATCGAGATTATTGGTATTTATTTATTTCTATTTCCATTCATTGCGTACCTTATTTCAAAAATTATGCATGTGCTGCAGACCAATATTATTGTCGCATTTTTAGTATCTTTAGTAGGGATCGCCTTACTTGAATTAGGAGTTTATGAAATGGACTTTTTAATCCATATCACCACTCTTGAATTTATGAGTTTTATTGAGATGCGTTTTTATCCTTCCCTCATTCTAAATGCAGTCTTTCTCTTGATCGCGGCGTACCCCTTCAAGCGTCATTTTGAAAGTTTTGCGGAAAGCCTACGAGATGAATGA
- the mreC gene encoding rod shape-determining protein MreC, giving the protein MPQFFLNKRLIVLLVSIIVLVALIGFSLRERSKLSWPEQFLKDTAGLVQSLVSKPAHLVAGFFENLQDLQNTYEENKELKSRLEKLVSLEAQVHELDKDNNELRDILGEEETLRDFEPLQATVIGRNPDRWHEMIIINKGKTNGIKKNMAVVTSHGLIGKVKTVNQFSSTVQLLSAMDPKNRISAIVQGETNVFGLVEGYDKEKKALLIKAIPSGVEIKKGQNVITSGLGGVFPQGLQIGKVIEVKPDQYGLNQTALVEPGADFYDLENIIVITRSMAQPNVTDMGEGEGKEEDL; this is encoded by the coding sequence ATGCCACAGTTCTTTTTGAATAAACGATTGATCGTTTTGCTGGTAAGCATTATTGTTCTCGTGGCATTGATTGGGTTTTCGTTAAGGGAGAGAAGCAAACTATCCTGGCCGGAGCAGTTCTTAAAGGATACTGCCGGCTTGGTTCAATCCCTGGTTTCAAAGCCTGCTCATTTAGTTGCAGGTTTCTTTGAAAATCTTCAGGATTTGCAAAATACATATGAAGAGAATAAAGAATTAAAGTCACGGCTGGAGAAGCTTGTTAGCCTCGAAGCACAGGTACATGAGCTTGATAAGGATAATAATGAGCTGCGTGATATTCTTGGTGAAGAAGAAACCCTGAGAGATTTTGAACCTTTACAGGCAACCGTAATAGGTAGAAACCCTGATCGTTGGCATGAAATGATTATTATCAATAAAGGAAAAACAAATGGAATTAAGAAAAATATGGCCGTTGTTACTTCCCACGGTTTGATTGGTAAGGTAAAAACAGTCAATCAATTTAGTTCAACAGTCCAATTGTTAAGTGCAATGGATCCAAAGAATCGGATTTCGGCAATCGTGCAAGGCGAGACGAATGTATTTGGACTCGTTGAAGGCTACGACAAAGAGAAAAAAGCGTTGTTAATCAAAGCGATTCCTTCTGGAGTTGAAATTAAAAAAGGGCAAAATGTCATCACCTCCGGTTTAGGCGGAGTCTTTCCGCAGGGCTTGCAAATCGGGAAAGTCATTGAGGTTAAGCCAGACCAATATGGATTAAATCAAACAGCGTTAGTCGAACCGGGTGCGGACTTTTATGATTTGGAAAATATCATCGTGATTACACGATCAATGGCTCAGCCTAATGTAACGGATATGGGCGAAGGCGAAGGGAAGGAGGAGGATTTGTGA
- a CDS encoding rod shape-determining protein: MFGIGTRDLGIDLGTANTLVYVKGKGIVLREPSVVAMQTDTKSIVAVGNDAKNMIGRTPGNVVAMRPMKDGVIADFEITAAMMKHHIRMALKSKSIFSGKPYVMVCVPSGITAVEERAVIDATRQAGAKDAYTIEEPFAAAIGANLPVWEPTGSMVVDIGGGTTEVAIISLGGIVTSISIRVAGDEMDESIVTFIRKNYNLMIGERTAEAIKMEVGSAGDPEGIENMEIRGRDLLTGLPKTIEITAKEIGVALKDTVYAIVEAVKNTLEKTPPELAADIMDRGIVLTGGGALLRNLDKVISEETNMPVLIAENPLDCVAIGTGKALDHIQLFKNKAKESR, encoded by the coding sequence ATGTTTGGAATTGGGACAAGAGACCTTGGGATTGACTTGGGAACCGCAAATACCCTTGTTTATGTAAAAGGTAAAGGAATTGTATTAAGAGAGCCATCTGTTGTGGCTATGCAGACAGACACGAAGTCGATTGTGGCAGTTGGTAATGATGCCAAGAACATGATTGGACGTACACCAGGAAATGTGGTCGCAATGAGACCAATGAAGGATGGTGTCATCGCGGACTTTGAAATTACAGCAGCGATGATGAAACACCATATCCGGATGGCGTTAAAAAGTAAGAGCATTTTCTCAGGTAAGCCTTATGTAATGGTTTGTGTACCATCAGGGATAACGGCTGTAGAGGAAAGAGCTGTAATAGATGCAACACGTCAAGCAGGTGCTAAGGATGCCTATACGATTGAGGAGCCATTTGCTGCGGCCATTGGAGCAAACCTTCCTGTATGGGAGCCAACGGGCAGTATGGTGGTCGATATTGGCGGTGGTACAACTGAAGTAGCGATTATTTCTTTAGGCGGTATCGTTACGAGCATATCGATTCGTGTGGCTGGGGATGAAATGGACGAATCAATCGTTACTTTTATCCGAAAAAATTATAACTTGATGATTGGGGAGCGTACAGCGGAAGCCATTAAAATGGAAGTTGGATCTGCAGGTGACCCTGAAGGTATCGAAAATATGGAAATCCGAGGCCGTGACTTATTAACTGGTTTGCCGAAAACCATTGAAATCACAGCGAAAGAAATTGGAGTTGCTTTAAAAGATACAGTCTACGCAATTGTAGAGGCTGTAAAAAATACATTAGAAAAAACACCTCCAGAGCTTGCTGCAGATATTATGGACCGTGGAATTGTTTTAACAGGCGGAGGAGCATTACTTCGAAATCTGGACAAGGTAATTAGTGAAGAAACCAATATGCCTGTTCTAATTGCAGAAAATCCACTTGATTGTGTGGCTATCGGTACTGGAAAAGCCCTCGACCATATTCAGTTATTTAAAAATAAAGCAAAAGAATCTAGATAA
- the radC gene encoding DNA repair protein RadC, whose product MSTNSLMIRDFPQDERPRERFIQNGPESLSNHELIAILLRTGTKDESVLELSNRLLTNFEGLRLLKAATLEEMTEIKGIGQAKAIQVLAAVEIGRRIANLNYTDRYVIRSPEDGANYVMNDMRFLSQEHFVCLYLNTKNQVLHKQTIFIGSLNASIVHPREVFREALKRSAASIICLHNHPSGDPAPSREDIEVTKRLVECGKMIGIDVLDHLIIGENKFVSLKEKGYL is encoded by the coding sequence ATGTCGACTAATTCATTAATGATCCGTGATTTTCCTCAAGATGAAAGACCTAGAGAACGTTTTATACAAAATGGTCCTGAGAGTTTATCCAACCACGAACTTATTGCAATTTTGCTTAGAACGGGTACAAAGGATGAAAGTGTCTTAGAATTATCCAACCGGCTGCTTACAAATTTTGAAGGCTTACGGCTTTTAAAGGCGGCCACATTAGAAGAAATGACTGAAATAAAGGGAATCGGTCAGGCAAAGGCCATTCAAGTTTTAGCTGCTGTTGAGATTGGCAGAAGGATTGCCAACCTTAATTATACAGATCGCTATGTGATACGCTCACCTGAAGATGGTGCCAACTATGTGATGAACGACATGCGCTTTTTATCACAAGAGCATTTTGTTTGCTTATATTTAAATACAAAAAATCAAGTGCTCCATAAACAAACTATCTTTATCGGAAGCTTAAATGCCTCGATCGTACACCCTAGAGAGGTTTTTCGCGAGGCCCTAAAACGATCAGCTGCCTCCATCATATGCCTCCATAATCACCCTTCAGGCGACCCGGCGCCGAGCCGTGAGGATATCGAGGTCACAAAGAGGCTTGTGGAATGCGGAAAAATGATAGGCATCGACGTCCTCGACCACCTCATCATTGGCGAAAATAAATTTGTCTCTCTCAAGGAAAAAGGATATTTATAA
- a CDS encoding Maf family protein: MQNLILASSSPRRKELLENLRLTFTISSSEVDESFDPTLSPEDVVMDLAERKAQVIFKANPNAFVIGSDTIVVADGQVLGKPTDEADARKMLKMLSGKKHDVYTGVSILSPNGTARFFERTEVWFWELTDEEINFYVQSGEPLDKAGAYGIQQLGSMLVKKINGDYFAVVGLPVSKTYRELKRLGYQLS; this comes from the coding sequence ATGCAGAACCTCATTTTAGCCTCTTCTTCTCCACGGCGAAAAGAACTTCTAGAAAACCTCCGATTAACATTCACAATCTCAAGCAGTGAAGTAGATGAAAGCTTTGATCCAACGCTTTCTCCAGAGGATGTAGTGATGGATCTTGCCGAGCGAAAAGCACAGGTTATATTTAAGGCAAACCCGAATGCTTTTGTTATTGGTTCCGACACGATTGTCGTAGCAGATGGTCAGGTTTTAGGAAAGCCGACTGACGAAGCAGACGCAAGAAAAATGTTAAAAATGCTTTCCGGAAAAAAGCATGATGTTTACACTGGTGTATCCATTTTGTCTCCAAATGGAACCGCTCGATTTTTCGAAAGAACAGAAGTTTGGTTTTGGGAGTTAACGGACGAAGAAATCAATTTCTATGTACAAAGTGGTGAGCCGCTTGATAAAGCAGGTGCATATGGTATTCAGCAGCTGGGAAGCATGCTTGTCAAAAAAATTAATGGAGACTATTTTGCGGTTGTCGGCCTGCCTGTCTCAAAGACCTATCGTGAGTTGAAAAGGCTAGGCTACCAGTTGTCGTAA